The Apostichopus japonicus isolate 1M-3 chromosome 20, ASM3797524v1, whole genome shotgun sequence genome contains a region encoding:
- the LOC139960957 gene encoding uncharacterized protein isoform X3 has translation MSSKGRNSGFLPPPSCDAGRPDEVIDEAQLPSSVLLEGEGPSLLSLCNDVVQIVITYYNENNCLRDELNKLILVTQSKCKDMKQIEANAAEYHRQVIQKHQQTAERMKVLKEENDSLKKEILKANNKEEEELNEQDAYTKQLLQQYNQLKQDQETEKQQTQHWKKKCIKLEKALKEAEHQLNQYQEEAGDTPYVELEGEGLYICDPYGDLNITWKQQNEHFCTMNVEDRHVCHLCNETLWILLQRKYIWKSTSQITSPLPTAPLMV, from the exons ATGTCTTCAAAAGGCCGAAATAGTGGGTTTCTGCCTCCACCATCATGTGATGCTGGCAGGCCAGATGAAGTTATAGATGAGGCACAGCTCCCATCCTCAGTGCTACTTGAAGGTGAAGGACCAAGTCTGTTAAGCCTGTGCAACGATGTAGTCCAAATTGTTATAACTTACtacaatgaaaacaattgcTTGAGAG ATGAACTGAATAAGCTGATCCTTGTAACTCAGAGCAAGTGTAAGGATATGAAACAAATTGAGGCAAATGCAGCTGAATATCATAGACAGGTGATACAGAAGCATCAACAGACTGCTGAGAGgatgaaagttcttaaagagGAGAATGACAGTCTGAAGAAAGAAATT TTGAAGGCAAACAACAAGGAGGA AGAAGAATTAAATGAACAAGATGCTTACACTAAGCAATTGCTGCAACAATACAATCAGCTTAAGCAGGACCAAGAGACTGAAAA aCAACAAACTCAACATTGGAAGAAGAAGTGCATTAAATTGGAGAAAGCCCTGAAGGAAGCTGAACACCAG CTTAATCAATATCAGGAAGAAGCTGGTGACACTCCATATGTAGAACTGGAAGGAGAGGGCCTTTACATTTGTGACCCTTATGGTGACCTGAATATAACATGGAAGCaacaaaatgaacatttttgtaCAATGAATGTTGAG GATCGACACGTGTGCCATTTGTGCAATGAAACCTTATGGATTCTCTTGCAAAGGAAATACATATGGAAAAGCACCTCCCAGATTACCTCCCCCCTTCCCACTGCTCCCCTTATGgtgtaa
- the LOC139960957 gene encoding uncharacterized protein isoform X4 codes for MSSKGRNSGFLPPPSCDAGRPDEVIDEAQLPSSVLLEGEGPSLLSLCNDVVQIVITYYNENNCLRDELNKLILVTQSKCKDMKQIEANAAEYHRQVIQKHQQTAERMKVLKEENDSLKKEIANNKEEEELNEQDAYTKQLLQQYNQLKQDQETEKQQTQHWKKKCIKLEKALKEAEHQLNQYQEEAGDTPYVELEGEGLYICDPYGDLNITWKQQNEHFCTMNVEDRHVCHLCNETLWILLQRKYIWKSTSQITSPLPTAPLMV; via the exons ATGTCTTCAAAAGGCCGAAATAGTGGGTTTCTGCCTCCACCATCATGTGATGCTGGCAGGCCAGATGAAGTTATAGATGAGGCACAGCTCCCATCCTCAGTGCTACTTGAAGGTGAAGGACCAAGTCTGTTAAGCCTGTGCAACGATGTAGTCCAAATTGTTATAACTTACtacaatgaaaacaattgcTTGAGAG ATGAACTGAATAAGCTGATCCTTGTAACTCAGAGCAAGTGTAAGGATATGAAACAAATTGAGGCAAATGCAGCTGAATATCATAGACAGGTGATACAGAAGCATCAACAGACTGCTGAGAGgatgaaagttcttaaagagGAGAATGACAGTCTGAAGAAAGAAATT GCAAACAACAAGGAGGA AGAAGAATTAAATGAACAAGATGCTTACACTAAGCAATTGCTGCAACAATACAATCAGCTTAAGCAGGACCAAGAGACTGAAAA aCAACAAACTCAACATTGGAAGAAGAAGTGCATTAAATTGGAGAAAGCCCTGAAGGAAGCTGAACACCAG CTTAATCAATATCAGGAAGAAGCTGGTGACACTCCATATGTAGAACTGGAAGGAGAGGGCCTTTACATTTGTGACCCTTATGGTGACCTGAATATAACATGGAAGCaacaaaatgaacatttttgtaCAATGAATGTTGAG GATCGACACGTGTGCCATTTGTGCAATGAAACCTTATGGATTCTCTTGCAAAGGAAATACATATGGAAAAGCACCTCCCAGATTACCTCCCCCCTTCCCACTGCTCCCCTTATGgtgtaa
- the LOC139960957 gene encoding uncharacterized protein isoform X1, which yields MSSKGRNSGFLPPPSCDAGRPDEVIDEAQLPSSVLLEGEGPSLLSLCNDVVQIVITYYNENNCLRDELNKLILVTQSKCKDMKQIEANAAEYHRQVIQKHQQTAERMKVLKEENDSLKKEILKANNKEEVPPPLLGGERMASSKPDLAFQGQRKILELQEECQRLLDFHQEELNEQDAYTKQLLQQYNQLKQDQETEKQQTQHWKKKCIKLEKALKEAEHQLNQYQEEAGDTPYVELEGEGLYICDPYGDLNITWKQQNEHFCTMNVEDRHVCHLCNETLWILLQRKYIWKSTSQITSPLPTAPLMV from the exons ATGTCTTCAAAAGGCCGAAATAGTGGGTTTCTGCCTCCACCATCATGTGATGCTGGCAGGCCAGATGAAGTTATAGATGAGGCACAGCTCCCATCCTCAGTGCTACTTGAAGGTGAAGGACCAAGTCTGTTAAGCCTGTGCAACGATGTAGTCCAAATTGTTATAACTTACtacaatgaaaacaattgcTTGAGAG ATGAACTGAATAAGCTGATCCTTGTAACTCAGAGCAAGTGTAAGGATATGAAACAAATTGAGGCAAATGCAGCTGAATATCATAGACAGGTGATACAGAAGCATCAACAGACTGCTGAGAGgatgaaagttcttaaagagGAGAATGACAGTCTGAAGAAAGAAATT TTGAAGGCAAACAACAAGGAGGAGGTACCACCACCACTGCTGGGTGGGGAACGCATGGCCTCAAGTAAACCAGACTTGGCATTCCAGggtcaaagaaaaatattggaGTTGCAAGAGGA ATGCCAGCGCCTGTTGGACTTTCATCAAGAAGAATTAAATGAACAAGATGCTTACACTAAGCAATTGCTGCAACAATACAATCAGCTTAAGCAGGACCAAGAGACTGAAAA aCAACAAACTCAACATTGGAAGAAGAAGTGCATTAAATTGGAGAAAGCCCTGAAGGAAGCTGAACACCAG CTTAATCAATATCAGGAAGAAGCTGGTGACACTCCATATGTAGAACTGGAAGGAGAGGGCCTTTACATTTGTGACCCTTATGGTGACCTGAATATAACATGGAAGCaacaaaatgaacatttttgtaCAATGAATGTTGAG GATCGACACGTGTGCCATTTGTGCAATGAAACCTTATGGATTCTCTTGCAAAGGAAATACATATGGAAAAGCACCTCCCAGATTACCTCCCCCCTTCCCACTGCTCCCCTTATGgtgtaa
- the LOC139960957 gene encoding uncharacterized protein isoform X2, producing the protein MSSKGRNSGFLPPPSCDAGRPDEVIDEAQLPSSVLLEGEGPSLLSLCNDVVQIVITYYNENNCLRDELNKLILVTQSKCKDMKQIEANAAEYHRQVIQKHQQTAERMKVLKEENDSLKKEIANNKEEVPPPLLGGERMASSKPDLAFQGQRKILELQEECQRLLDFHQEELNEQDAYTKQLLQQYNQLKQDQETEKQQTQHWKKKCIKLEKALKEAEHQLNQYQEEAGDTPYVELEGEGLYICDPYGDLNITWKQQNEHFCTMNVEDRHVCHLCNETLWILLQRKYIWKSTSQITSPLPTAPLMV; encoded by the exons ATGTCTTCAAAAGGCCGAAATAGTGGGTTTCTGCCTCCACCATCATGTGATGCTGGCAGGCCAGATGAAGTTATAGATGAGGCACAGCTCCCATCCTCAGTGCTACTTGAAGGTGAAGGACCAAGTCTGTTAAGCCTGTGCAACGATGTAGTCCAAATTGTTATAACTTACtacaatgaaaacaattgcTTGAGAG ATGAACTGAATAAGCTGATCCTTGTAACTCAGAGCAAGTGTAAGGATATGAAACAAATTGAGGCAAATGCAGCTGAATATCATAGACAGGTGATACAGAAGCATCAACAGACTGCTGAGAGgatgaaagttcttaaagagGAGAATGACAGTCTGAAGAAAGAAATT GCAAACAACAAGGAGGAGGTACCACCACCACTGCTGGGTGGGGAACGCATGGCCTCAAGTAAACCAGACTTGGCATTCCAGggtcaaagaaaaatattggaGTTGCAAGAGGA ATGCCAGCGCCTGTTGGACTTTCATCAAGAAGAATTAAATGAACAAGATGCTTACACTAAGCAATTGCTGCAACAATACAATCAGCTTAAGCAGGACCAAGAGACTGAAAA aCAACAAACTCAACATTGGAAGAAGAAGTGCATTAAATTGGAGAAAGCCCTGAAGGAAGCTGAACACCAG CTTAATCAATATCAGGAAGAAGCTGGTGACACTCCATATGTAGAACTGGAAGGAGAGGGCCTTTACATTTGTGACCCTTATGGTGACCTGAATATAACATGGAAGCaacaaaatgaacatttttgtaCAATGAATGTTGAG GATCGACACGTGTGCCATTTGTGCAATGAAACCTTATGGATTCTCTTGCAAAGGAAATACATATGGAAAAGCACCTCCCAGATTACCTCCCCCCTTCCCACTGCTCCCCTTATGgtgtaa